The Arabidopsis thaliana chromosome 5, partial sequence genomic interval CACTGAGAGGTTGGAGCAGGATCTCATTGATAACCCTCCGCCTACTGAGGCTGATGTTGAAGCTGCGAGGCTCATTGTCATTGAGAGAGGTAATGTTGTAGCGGAACTGAAAGCTGCCAAAGCAAGCAAGGAAGCGATCACTGCTGCTGTTGCTGAACTTAAAATAGCAAAGGAGACTTTTGCTCATATTGATGAGAGGTCGAGGCTTAGACCTGGACTACCTAAGAAAGATGGAAACATTGATTATTCCAAGGATTTCTTTGGTCGTCAAGCTTTCTTGACAGTTTCCGGTCAATTACAAGTGGAGACCTATGCTTGTGCTCTTAGCAATGTGTATACATTTGGCCCGACTTTCCGGGCAGAGAACTCTCACACTTCAAGGCATCTTGCTGAATTCTGGATGGTTGAGCCTGAGATTGCTTTTGCAGATCTAGAGGTAATAAACATACGAtattctttggttttcttctttatcgtTAATGTAGACTCAGTATCTTAAAAAccttcttttaaatttgtgcAGGACGACATGAACTGTGCAGAGGCGTATGTGAAATACATGTGCAACTGGTTGCTTGAGAAATGTTACGCTGACATGGAACTTATGGCTAAGAATTTCGACTCAGGATGCATTGACAGGCTAAAATTGGTTGCCTCTACTCCGTTTGGGCGTATAACATACACTAAAGCAATAGAGCTACTTGAGGAAGCTGTGGCTAAAGGAAAGGAATTTGATAACAATGTGGAGTGGGGAATCGACTTAGCCTCGGAGCATGAAAGGTTTGTGATAACCCTTAAGAACCATTCCTCAGCTTTAAACAGTTTTAAGAAATGGTTGCTAATGAAACATGTCTTGCAATTACAGATACTTGACAGAGGTTCTGTTTCAAAAGCCACTTATTGTCTATAACTACCCGAAAGGAATCAAAGCTTTTTACATGAGACTTAACGATGATGAGAAGACAGTTGCTGCCATGGATGTCCTCGTTCCAAAGGTAATATTAAAACTCAAAGTTGAATGCATTTCCTTTATTTGTGTGTGATTAATCATCGAAGAAACACAACAACGGCCTCTTTCCTTACCCTTATCTCTGTATAAATTAGGTTGGAGAACTCATTGGTGGAAGCCAAAGGGAAGAACGATATGATGTCATCAAAAAGAGGTGTGTGAAAGTGAAACCAATATTCAATTTTTggcttaatttttttttgttttggttcttttgtGAACCTTATGAAGCAAAATCTTGTGTTTGAACAGGATTGAGGAGATGGGTCTTCCAATAGAGCCATATGAGTGGTACCTAGACTTGCGCCGTTATGGAACAGTGAAGCATTGTGGGTTTGGACTTGGCTTCGAACGTATGATTCTCTTCGCTACTGGACTTGATAACATCAGAGACGTTATTCCTTTCCCTCGCTATCCTGGAAAAGCTGATCTTTGATTCCTCTTCTTTACACCATTTACATACACAATTTCGCTTTTATTAGCTGGTCTGGTTTCCATAACCGACTTGGTttagtttactttttaagTTGGTTAAAGGAAAATTGTattgacttttgattttttatctCTATGGATCTGGTTTTGTTCGGTTATCCCGATTTGGCTATTGAATGATAGGAGAACCAATTTGAGATATACCACAAACATATAGGAGAACCAATTTGAGATATACCACAAACATATAGGAGAACCAATTTGAGGTATACCACTAACcgttgttagttgttactGTTCACATTTTTATCCGGATTTGGATAAATCTCTTTGGCTTGTTGGAAgttctttttgaaaaatgcaTATTATTACATACCTTCGAAGTTCGAAACTGACTTCAAAACTGCAGCTAGAACTTTAGTATCCCTTGAAACCAAAAtgcaatgaaaaaaaaaactgaagaacGCTAAGAATGTGTAATCGAAACATAGAGATTAACAACAATGTACCTTGAGCCCAAATAGCAGAGCcatgaagacgatgaagaatgTTACGAGAACAAGCAAGTGATCTCAGCTGATTCGTTGAATTCTACAATTTTCTCTATCGATCTCCATTGTAGCAAATTAATTACTTTCTCCAGAGTAAGTGTTTTAGGAATTAagcgtcttcttctctctctctatcttagCTTCAAATCTCTAAAGACTAAAACCCTGATTCGGCTCGGCCTAATATAAACGGGTCGTTAATTTCAATAATGGGTTGAACTATTTGAAGTCTGACTTAGGCCCGGCCCACTAGAGATATTGATAGTTACTTGCGTTTTAGGATTTGCTAGGGTTATTTAGGGGTTTGTCTTTGTTGCTCTTTTTGAAAGCTATGGCTGAAATCAGCGGGCTGCCTGATGACTTGCTGGTGAAGATACTAGCGTTTCTTCCAACAAAAGTTGCTATATCAACTAGCGTTTTGTCAAAACAATGGCGGTTTCTTTGGATGTGGTTGCCTAAACTTAAGTACGATGATTACGATGACATTACTGATGGTTTCAATTCCGTGTCTGCATTCCAGACATATCGGGATTTTATTGCCAAGAATTTGCCATTACACAGAGCTCCCATCATAGAAAGTTTGAGCCTCGGATTTCGTTGTGGAACACTTCAACCTGAGGATTTGAAATCGTGGGTTGAAGTTGCAGTTTCTCGTAGTGTGCGTGAGCTAAGTATCCTTGCATATTATAGGAATAATTATGCATTATCGTCGTCTAGTTTGTATACCTGCAAATCGCTCGTGACTTTGAAAGGCTTTAACATTCGTGTGGATGTTCCTCCAACAGTTTGTCTCCTGCCTTCCTTGAGAACTTTGGAACTTAAACGTGTGAGATACTTAAACGAAGATTCTCTTCGAATGCTCCTATCCTTTTGCCCTGTTCTGGAATATCTAAGTATAGAACGACACGATAATGACAATTTGAGAGGGTTAGTTGTTGATGTCCCGTCCTTGCGGCGTTTATCTTTAACTTCATATACTGGATGTTCTTCTGACGATTATGTAATAGTTACACCTTCTTTGAAGTATTTCAAAGCTTTTGATTACAGAAGTGAAATTTCCTCCTATAAGATTGAGAAAATTCCAGAGCTTGAAGAGGCAGATATCAGTATTGAGCGAAATCCCGAGAAGCTTTTCGTATATTTCAAATCTATCAAATGTCTTTCATTACAAGTAGACTTCAACAGCAAGGAAGAGGTAATCTTTTTGCATCTATAAACTATCCAGTTTTCAAATTTGCATTATATTTACTTATAACACTAAATTTGTTGCATTTTCACGTGTATAGCCCGGGTATGATTCTGGTATTGTCTTCAATCATCTTGAAGAACTGACGCCATATATAAACGACGCTAATTGGTCCAAGTTACTTTTCCGGTTGCTCAATGATTCACCTAAACTCCGAGTCCTCGAAATCAGCAACTCCAAGtcatttgtaagtttttttttgcaagatCTGATATATGGTGTGATCtcaactctgttttttcattttttttaatttaatttcagtataaagaaaaaattgggGAGTATCTACCGGTTAGCTGGAGCAAAAATCAGGGATCCGTTCCTAAATGTTTCTTGAATAGTCTAGAAACTTTCAGGGTTAAATGGTACTACAGCGAGGAGCAAGAAGATAGGGATTTCTTGAGTCTTATCTTCAAACATGCTCGATGTCTGAAATCTACATCAATCCTGCACAGATGATGTTATGTTCTCCACAACTGAAACTTGAAAATGATCTATGAGTCGtcgtatttgttttgttatccAAGAACACTTGggtttttatttgaatgtGGTACTTGTTTAAGAACTGAACTTGCATGTTTTAGATCATTCGTCTCCTCCATATAATAGACGACATCTTGTATCATTTAATACTCAGATTCAGCTTGATCATCCCAAGATTCAatcattaagaagaaaatggtcTCT includes:
- the SYNC1 gene encoding Class II aminoacyl-tRNA and biotin synthetases superfamily protein (SYNC1; FUNCTIONS IN: in 6 functions; INVOLVED IN: response to cadmium ion, embryo development ending in seed dormancy; LOCATED IN: mitochondrion, chloroplast; EXPRESSED IN: cotyledon, guard cell, cultured cell, leaf; CONTAINS InterPro DOMAIN/s: Nucleic acid-binding, OB-fold (InterPro:IPR012340), Nucleic acid binding, OB-fold, tRNA/helicase-type (InterPro:IPR004365), Asparaginyl-tRNA synthetase, class IIb (InterPro:IPR004522), WHEP-TRS (InterPro:IPR000738), Aminoacyl-tRNA synthetase, class II, conserved domain (InterPro:IPR006195), Aspartyl/Asparaginyl-tRNA synthetase, class IIb (InterPro:IPR002312), Nucleic acid-binding, OB-fold-like (InterPro:IPR016027), Aminoacyl-tRNA synthetase, class II (D/K/N) (InterPro:IPR004364), Aminoacyl-tRNA synthetase, class II (D/K/N)-like (InterPro:IPR018150); BEST Arabidopsis thaliana protein match is: Class II aminoacyl-tRNA and biotin synthetases superfamily protein (TAIR:AT1G70980.1); Has 19343 Blast hits to 13725 proteins in 2674 species: Archae - 682; Bacteria - 14860; Metazoa - 615; Fungi - 765; Plants - 223; Viruses - 0; Other Eukaryotes - 2198 (source: NCBI BLink).), which codes for MADEIVPPATQLAAVSLENDGSTVQRAQFSNRVLIRTILDRPDGGAGLAGQTVRIGGWVKSGRDQGKRTFSFLAVNDGSCPANLQVMVDPSLYDVSNLVATGTCVTVDGVLKVPPKGKGTQQQIELNVVKVIDVGTVDASKYPLPKTKLTLETLRDVLHLRSRTNSISAVARIRNALAFATHSFFQEHSFLYIHTPIITTSDCEGAGEMFQATTLINYTERLEQDLIDNPPPTEADVEAARLIVIERGNVVAELKAAKASKEAITAAVAELKIAKETFAHIDERSRLRPGLPKKDGNIDYSKDFFGRQAFLTVSGQLQVETYACALSNVYTFGPTFRAENSHTSRHLAEFWMVEPEIAFADLEDDMNCAEAYVKYMCNWLLEKCYADMELMAKNFDSGCIDRLKLVASTPFGRITYTKAIELLEEAVAKGKEFDNNVEWGIDLASEHERYLTEVLFQKPLIVYNYPKGIKAFYMRLNDDEKTVAAMDVLVPKVGELIGGSQREERYDVIKKRIEEMGLPIEPYEWYLDLRRYGTVKHCGFGLGFERMILFATGLDNIRDVIPFPRYPGKADL
- a CDS encoding FBD, F-box and Leucine Rich Repeat domains containing protein (FBD, F-box and Leucine Rich Repeat domains containing protein; CONTAINS InterPro DOMAIN/s: FBD (InterPro:IPR013596), F-box domain, cyclin-like (InterPro:IPR001810), F-box domain, Skp2-like (InterPro:IPR022364), Leucine-rich repeat 2 (InterPro:IPR013101); BEST Arabidopsis thaliana protein match is: FBD / Leucine Rich Repeat domains containing protein (TAIR:AT5G56700.1); Has 2091 Blast hits to 2055 proteins in 38 species: Archae - 0; Bacteria - 13; Metazoa - 7; Fungi - 0; Plants - 2069; Viruses - 0; Other Eukaryotes - 2 (source: NCBI BLink).); the encoded protein is MAEISGLPDDLLVKILAFLPTKVAISTSVLSKQWRFLWMWLPKLKYDDYDDITDGFNSVSAFQTYRDFIAKNLPLHRAPIIESLSLGFRCGTLQPEDLKSWVEVAVSRSVRELSILAYYRNNYALSSSSLYTCKSLVTLKGFNIRVDVPPTVCLLPSLRTLELKRVRYLNEDSLRMLLSFCPVLEYLSIERHDNDNLRGLVVDVPSLRRLSLTSYTGCSSDDYVIVTPSLKYFKAFDYRSEISSYKIEKIPELEEADISIERNPEKLFVYFKSIKCLSLQVDFNSKEEPGYDSGIVFNHLEELTPYINDANWSKLLFRLLNDSPKLRVLEISNSKSFYKEKIGEYLPVSWSKNQGSVPKCFLNSLETFRVKWYYSEEQEDRDFLSLIFKHARCLKSTSILHR